The following coding sequences lie in one Apium graveolens cultivar Ventura chromosome 3, ASM990537v1, whole genome shotgun sequence genomic window:
- the LOC141713196 gene encoding putative choline kinase 2 isoform X1 — protein MHRISRIASLIQRLSANTIPSCSFPQILDISKLYIFPQPIIPLYPTRFLSPFRLGVAALEMGSVENEKKKDRIPSEATKILQSLASGWDDIIDPNALQVIPVKGAMTNQVFQIKWPTTTERSRKVLVRIYGEGVDIFFDRENEIRTFEFMSKMGRGPRLLGRFSNGRIEEFIHARTLSAVDLRDPETSALIATKMKEFHNLDMPGSKTVFLWDRLRNYLGVAKRMSSTEEARDFGLNLIEQEISFLENALSSDVATGFCHNDLQYGNIMIDEETSFITIIDYEYACYNPIAFDIANHFCEMAADYHTETPHLMDYSKYPGYDERKRFLQVYLTCSGIEPSESEMEQLVQEVEKYTLASHLFWGLWGLISELVNEIDFDYKEYARQRFQQYWLRKPELLGSSTGGGTHASTGTENA, from the exons ATGCACCGTATCTCCCGCATTGCATCTCTAATCCAACGTCTCTCTGCAAACACAATCCCTAGTTGCTCTTTCCCCCAAATTCTAGATATTTCGAAACTCTATATATTTCCCCAACCCATTATTCCACTTTACCCGACCCGTTTCCTCTCTCCATTTAG GTTGGGTGTAGCTGCGTTAGAAATGGGTTCTGTGGAAAATGAGAAGAAAAAGGATCGTATACCTTCCGAAGCAACAAAGATTCTTCAATCTTTGGCTTCTGGATGGGATGATATAATTGATCCAAATGCGTTACAGGTAATTCCAGTTAAAGGAGCGATGACAAATCAGGTTTTTCAGATTAAGTGGCCTACAACAACAGAGAGATCAAGAAAAGTTTTGGTTAGGATTTATGGTGAAGGAGTAGACATTTTCTTTGATAGGGAAAATGAAATTAGGACATTTGAATTCATGTCTAAAATGGGTCGTGGCCCGAGGTTATTGGGCAGGTTCTCCAATGGGAGAATTGAGGAGTTCATTCATGCAAGG ACGTTATCAGCAGTTGATTTGCGTGATCCAGAGACATCTGCCCTTATAGCAACTAAAATGAAGGAATTTCACAACCTTGACATGCCTGGTTCAAAGACCGTCTTTCTTTGGGATAGACTGCG CAATTACCTTGGTGTTGCCAAACGCATGTCTTCAACCGAAGAAGCTAGGGACTTTGGCTTAAACTTAATTGAGCAGGAAATATCTTTTTTGGAGAATGCTCTCTCCTCGGATGTAGCTACAGGATTTTGCCACAATGACCTGCAATATGGTAACATAATGATAGATGAAGAGACAAGCTTCATAACCATAATT GACTACGAGTATGCGTGTTACAACCCTATTGCCTTTGATATTGCAAACCACTTTTGTGAGATGGCTGCTGACTATCATACAGAGACACCTCATCTTATGGACTATAGTAAATATCCAG GTTATGATGAGCGTAAAAGATTTCTTCAGGTATATCTGACCTGTTCAG GTATAGAGCCCAGTGAATCTGAAATGGAACAATTAGTGCAAGAAGTCGAGAAGTATACTCTTGCAAGTCATCTGTTTTGGGGATTATGGGGATTAATATCG GAACTTGTTAATGAAATTGACTTCGACTATAAGGAGTATGCTAGACAACGATTTCAACAGTACTGGTTAAGGAAGCCTGAACTTTTGGGATCTTCTACCGGTGGTGGCACGCATGCTAGTA CAGGTACGGAGAATGCATAG
- the LOC141713196 gene encoding putative choline kinase 2 isoform X3, protein MGSVENEKKKDRIPSEATKILQSLASGWDDIIDPNALQVIPVKGAMTNQVFQIKWPTTTERSRKVLVRIYGEGVDIFFDRENEIRTFEFMSKMGRGPRLLGRFSNGRIEEFIHARTLSAVDLRDPETSALIATKMKEFHNLDMPGSKTVFLWDRLRNYLGVAKRMSSTEEARDFGLNLIEQEISFLENALSSDVATGFCHNDLQYGNIMIDEETSFITIIDYEYACYNPIAFDIANHFCEMAADYHTETPHLMDYSKYPGYDERKRFLQVYLTCSGIEPSESEMEQLVQEVEKYTLASHLFWGLWGLISELVNEIDFDYKEYARQRFQQYWLRKPELLGSSTGGGTHASTGTENA, encoded by the exons ATGGGTTCTGTGGAAAATGAGAAGAAAAAGGATCGTATACCTTCCGAAGCAACAAAGATTCTTCAATCTTTGGCTTCTGGATGGGATGATATAATTGATCCAAATGCGTTACAGGTAATTCCAGTTAAAGGAGCGATGACAAATCAGGTTTTTCAGATTAAGTGGCCTACAACAACAGAGAGATCAAGAAAAGTTTTGGTTAGGATTTATGGTGAAGGAGTAGACATTTTCTTTGATAGGGAAAATGAAATTAGGACATTTGAATTCATGTCTAAAATGGGTCGTGGCCCGAGGTTATTGGGCAGGTTCTCCAATGGGAGAATTGAGGAGTTCATTCATGCAAGG ACGTTATCAGCAGTTGATTTGCGTGATCCAGAGACATCTGCCCTTATAGCAACTAAAATGAAGGAATTTCACAACCTTGACATGCCTGGTTCAAAGACCGTCTTTCTTTGGGATAGACTGCG CAATTACCTTGGTGTTGCCAAACGCATGTCTTCAACCGAAGAAGCTAGGGACTTTGGCTTAAACTTAATTGAGCAGGAAATATCTTTTTTGGAGAATGCTCTCTCCTCGGATGTAGCTACAGGATTTTGCCACAATGACCTGCAATATGGTAACATAATGATAGATGAAGAGACAAGCTTCATAACCATAATT GACTACGAGTATGCGTGTTACAACCCTATTGCCTTTGATATTGCAAACCACTTTTGTGAGATGGCTGCTGACTATCATACAGAGACACCTCATCTTATGGACTATAGTAAATATCCAG GTTATGATGAGCGTAAAAGATTTCTTCAGGTATATCTGACCTGTTCAG GTATAGAGCCCAGTGAATCTGAAATGGAACAATTAGTGCAAGAAGTCGAGAAGTATACTCTTGCAAGTCATCTGTTTTGGGGATTATGGGGATTAATATCG GAACTTGTTAATGAAATTGACTTCGACTATAAGGAGTATGCTAGACAACGATTTCAACAGTACTGGTTAAGGAAGCCTGAACTTTTGGGATCTTCTACCGGTGGTGGCACGCATGCTAGTA CAGGTACGGAGAATGCATAG
- the LOC141713196 gene encoding putative choline kinase 2 isoform X2, with amino-acid sequence MHRISRIASLIQRLSANTIPSCSFPQILDISKLYIFPQPIIPLYPTRFLSPFRLGVAALEMGSVENEKKKDRIPSEATKILQSLASGWDDIIDPNALQVIPVKGAMTNQVFQIKWPTTTERSRKVLVRIYGEGVDIFFDRENEIRTFEFMSKMGRGPRLLGRFSNGRIEEFIHARTLSAVDLRDPETSALIATKMKEFHNLDMPGSKTVFLWDRLRNYLGVAKRMSSTEEARDFGLNLIEQEISFLENALSSDVATGFCHNDLQYGNIMIDEETSFITIIDYEYACYNPIAFDIANHFCEMAADYHTETPHLMDYSKYPGYDERKRFLQVYLTCSGIEPSESEMEQLVQEVEKYTLASHLFWGLWGLISELVNEIDFDYKEYARQRFQQYWLRKPELLGSSTGGGTHASSTENA; translated from the exons ATGCACCGTATCTCCCGCATTGCATCTCTAATCCAACGTCTCTCTGCAAACACAATCCCTAGTTGCTCTTTCCCCCAAATTCTAGATATTTCGAAACTCTATATATTTCCCCAACCCATTATTCCACTTTACCCGACCCGTTTCCTCTCTCCATTTAG GTTGGGTGTAGCTGCGTTAGAAATGGGTTCTGTGGAAAATGAGAAGAAAAAGGATCGTATACCTTCCGAAGCAACAAAGATTCTTCAATCTTTGGCTTCTGGATGGGATGATATAATTGATCCAAATGCGTTACAGGTAATTCCAGTTAAAGGAGCGATGACAAATCAGGTTTTTCAGATTAAGTGGCCTACAACAACAGAGAGATCAAGAAAAGTTTTGGTTAGGATTTATGGTGAAGGAGTAGACATTTTCTTTGATAGGGAAAATGAAATTAGGACATTTGAATTCATGTCTAAAATGGGTCGTGGCCCGAGGTTATTGGGCAGGTTCTCCAATGGGAGAATTGAGGAGTTCATTCATGCAAGG ACGTTATCAGCAGTTGATTTGCGTGATCCAGAGACATCTGCCCTTATAGCAACTAAAATGAAGGAATTTCACAACCTTGACATGCCTGGTTCAAAGACCGTCTTTCTTTGGGATAGACTGCG CAATTACCTTGGTGTTGCCAAACGCATGTCTTCAACCGAAGAAGCTAGGGACTTTGGCTTAAACTTAATTGAGCAGGAAATATCTTTTTTGGAGAATGCTCTCTCCTCGGATGTAGCTACAGGATTTTGCCACAATGACCTGCAATATGGTAACATAATGATAGATGAAGAGACAAGCTTCATAACCATAATT GACTACGAGTATGCGTGTTACAACCCTATTGCCTTTGATATTGCAAACCACTTTTGTGAGATGGCTGCTGACTATCATACAGAGACACCTCATCTTATGGACTATAGTAAATATCCAG GTTATGATGAGCGTAAAAGATTTCTTCAGGTATATCTGACCTGTTCAG GTATAGAGCCCAGTGAATCTGAAATGGAACAATTAGTGCAAGAAGTCGAGAAGTATACTCTTGCAAGTCATCTGTTTTGGGGATTATGGGGATTAATATCG GAACTTGTTAATGAAATTGACTTCGACTATAAGGAGTATGCTAGACAACGATTTCAACAGTACTGGTTAAGGAAGCCTGAACTTTTGGGATCTTCTACCGGTGGTGGCACGCATGCTAGTA GTACGGAGAATGCATAG